The Coffea arabica cultivar ET-39 chromosome 9e, Coffea Arabica ET-39 HiFi, whole genome shotgun sequence genome has a window encoding:
- the LOC113708074 gene encoding acetyl-CoA acetyltransferase 1 isoform X2 produces MAYATTDNSIQPRDVCIVGVARTPMGGFLGSLSSLSATKLGSIAVQSALKRANVDPSLVQEVFFGNVLSANLGQAPARQAALGAGLPYSVICTTINKVCASGMKATMLAAESIQSGTNDVVVAGGMESMSNAPKYLPQARLGSRIGHDTIVDGMLKDGLWDVYNDFGMGVCGELCADQHNISREEQDSYAIRSFERGIAAQKSGAFTWEIAPFDAYKLRKLPPSFKQNGGTVTAGNASIISDGAAALVLVSGEKALKLGLKVIAKIKGYADAAQAPELFTTAPALAIPKAISSSGLEQSQIDYYEINEAFSVVALVNQKLLNIDPEKLNAHGGAVALGHPLGCSGARILITLLGVMREKIGKFGVASVCNGGGGASALVMELMPVTRVVRSSL; encoded by the exons ATGGCCTATGCTACAACTGATAACTCTATTCAACCGAGAG ATGTTTGCATTGTTGGAGTTGCCAGAACTCCAATGGGTGGATTTCTTGGCTCCCTTTCTTCTTTGTCTGCAACAAAGCTCGGCTCTATAGCTGTTCAAT CTGCTCTAAAGAGGGCAAATGTTGATCCATCTCTTGTACAAGAAGTCTTTTTTGGAAATGTTCTTAGTGCAAATTTAGGCCAAGCTCCAGCAAGACAGGCTGCATTAGGGGCTGGGTTACCATACTCGGTAATTTGCACGACCATTAACAAAGTGTGTGCTTCAGGAATGAAAG CAACAATGCTTGCAGCGGAGAGTATACAATCGGGTACAAATGATGTGGTGGTTGCTGGTGGCATGGAAAGCATGTCTAATGCACCAAAATATTTGCCACAAGCAAG GTTGGGTTCTCGGATTGGGCATGACACCATTGTTGATGGCATGCTTAAAGATGGCCTGTGGGATGTTTACAATGATTTCGGAATGGGAGTGTGTGGAGAATTGTGTGCTGACCAACACAATATTTCAAGAGAAGAGCAA GACTCTTATGCTATTCGAAGTTTTGAGCGTGGAATTGCTGCACAAAAAAGTGGTGCTTTTACATGGGAAATAGCTCCA TTTGATGCTTATAAATTGAGAAAGCTTCCACCAAGTTTTAAGCAGAATGGAGGTACCGTTACTGCTGGGAATGCTTCTATCATAAG CGATGGGGCTGCTGCATTAGTTCTAGTGAGTGGAGAGAAGGCACTTAAGCTTGGACTAAAAGTTATTGCTAAGATCAAAGGATATGCTGATGCAGCACAg GCACCTGAGCTATTTACAACTGCTCCAGCTCTTGCAATACCTAAAGCAATATCAAGCTCTGGCTTGGAGCAATCTCAAATTGATTATTATGAAATCAATGAGGCATTTTCT GTTGTGGCTCTTGTCAACCAGAAGCTGCTCAATATCGACCCG GAAAAACTTAATGCACATGGTGGAGCTGTGGCTTTGGGACATCCATTGGGCTGCAGTGGAGCTCGCATCTTAATTACATTGCTGGGG GTTATGAGAGAGAAAATTGGCAAGTTTGGGGTTGCTTCAGTCTGCAATGGGGGAGGAGGAGCATCTGCCTTAGTTATGGAGCTCAT GCCAGTTACAAGGGTGGTGCGCTCCTCGCTTTAA
- the LOC113708075 gene encoding DNA oxidative demethylase ALKBH2 isoform X1, with amino-acid sequence MTTVTNLILKAAAAAENGEEDPGGAVGGCSGTSSSSSRRRSTLDLDLGNGSQVVYVARFLGYQESWDYFHYLNKHIPWTRPTIRVFGRSSVQPRDVCYVASEGLPDLAYSGYQPHAHSWDEFPPLKDILEAVHSALPGSCFNSLLLNRYKGGSDYVSWHADDEKLYGPTHGIASVSFGCEREFLLKRKPGKNFRAGKKRSEGKRAREQDRVAEQHSFTLKHGSLLVMRGYTQRDWLHSVPKRAKAQSTRINLTFRLVPSHAG; translated from the exons ATGACGACGGTGACGAACCTTATCCTgaaagcagcagcagcagcagagaATGGTGAAGAAGACCCTGGTGGCGCTGTCGGTGGCTGTTCGGGGacaagcagcagcagcagccgcCGCCGTTCCACATTAGATTTGGATTTAGGAAATGGAAGCCAAGTGGTGTACGTGGCGAGGTTCCTTGGCTACCAGGAGTCGTGGGATTACTTCCACTATCTAAACAAACACATCCCTTGGACCCGTCCAACCATCCGCGTCTTTGGCCGATCTTCTGTCCAG CCCAGAGATGTGTGCTATGTCGCCAGTGAAGGATTGCCAGACCTAGCATACAGCGGATACCAGCCTCATGCACATTCCTGGGATGAGTTTCCCCCACTCAAGGACATTCTGGAAGCA GTCCACAGTGCGCTTCCTGGGAGTTGTTTCAACAGTTTACTGCTGAATAGATACAAAGGCGGAAGTGACTACGTTAGCTGGCATGCTGATGACGAAAAACTGTATGGTCCAACCCATGGAATTGCCTCGGTTTCTTTTGGTTGTGAACGGGAGTTCTTGTTGAAGAGGAAGCCAGGCAAGAATTTTCGAG CAGGCAAGAAGAGATCAGAGGGCAAAAGGGCAAGGGAGCAGGACAGGGTCGCTGAACAACACTCGTTCACGTTGAAGCATGGGTCGCTTTTGGTGATGAGAGGCTACACTCAGCGGGACTGGCTTCATTCGGTGCCCAAGCGGGCCAAAGCGCAATCCACACGAATTAATCTCACCTTTAGACTTGTTCCGTCGCACGCTGGTTGA
- the LOC113708074 gene encoding acetyl-CoA acetyltransferase 1 isoform X4 — MAYATTDNSIQPRDVCIVGVARTPMGGFLGSLSSLSATKLGSIAVQSALKRANVDPSLVQEVFFGNVLSANLGQAPARQAALGAGLPYSVICTTINKVCASGMKATMLAAESIQSGTNDVVVAGGMESMSNAPKYLPQARLGSRIGHDTIVDGMLKDGLWDVYNDFGMGVCGELCADQHNISREEQDSYAIRSFERGIAAQKSGAFTWEIAPVKISGVKGKQPLVIDKDEGLGKFDAYKLRKLPPSFKQNGGTVTAGNASIISDGAAALVLVSGEKALKLGLKVIAKIKGYADAAQAPELFTTAPALAIPKAISSSGLEQSQIDYYEINEAFSLCL, encoded by the exons ATGGCCTATGCTACAACTGATAACTCTATTCAACCGAGAG ATGTTTGCATTGTTGGAGTTGCCAGAACTCCAATGGGTGGATTTCTTGGCTCCCTTTCTTCTTTGTCTGCAACAAAGCTCGGCTCTATAGCTGTTCAAT CTGCTCTAAAGAGGGCAAATGTTGATCCATCTCTTGTACAAGAAGTCTTTTTTGGAAATGTTCTTAGTGCAAATTTAGGCCAAGCTCCAGCAAGACAGGCTGCATTAGGGGCTGGGTTACCATACTCGGTAATTTGCACGACCATTAACAAAGTGTGTGCTTCAGGAATGAAAG CAACAATGCTTGCAGCGGAGAGTATACAATCGGGTACAAATGATGTGGTGGTTGCTGGTGGCATGGAAAGCATGTCTAATGCACCAAAATATTTGCCACAAGCAAG GTTGGGTTCTCGGATTGGGCATGACACCATTGTTGATGGCATGCTTAAAGATGGCCTGTGGGATGTTTACAATGATTTCGGAATGGGAGTGTGTGGAGAATTGTGTGCTGACCAACACAATATTTCAAGAGAAGAGCAA GACTCTTATGCTATTCGAAGTTTTGAGCGTGGAATTGCTGCACAAAAAAGTGGTGCTTTTACATGGGAAATAGCTCCA GTCAAAATTTCTGGGGTAAAGGGGAAACAACCCCTTGTAATTGATAAAGATGAAGGTTTAGGGAAG TTTGATGCTTATAAATTGAGAAAGCTTCCACCAAGTTTTAAGCAGAATGGAGGTACCGTTACTGCTGGGAATGCTTCTATCATAAG CGATGGGGCTGCTGCATTAGTTCTAGTGAGTGGAGAGAAGGCACTTAAGCTTGGACTAAAAGTTATTGCTAAGATCAAAGGATATGCTGATGCAGCACAg GCACCTGAGCTATTTACAACTGCTCCAGCTCTTGCAATACCTAAAGCAATATCAAGCTCTGGCTTGGAGCAATCTCAAATTGATTATTATGAAATCAATGAGGCATTTTCT CTTTGTTTGTGA
- the LOC113708990 gene encoding uncharacterized protein — MDALLWTLNHAATANNDPTTTPLLFLVHVFPEIKHIPTPLGMMPVSQVNPEQKEIYMAQERGKRTQFLDKFLNACSSAAEVKVDTILIESDAEAKAILDLIPILNIRKLVLGTTKAILRKVRSKRSASGVIDQIVKGAPEFCEVKVICEGKETLDFMIRDSPSGTSPSPQAQGTYSDNNHTSQPMHSQQRSSSATDQSFSCGCFKPKVADF; from the exons ATGGATGCGCTTTTATGGACGCTCAATCACGCCGCCACCGCCAACAATGATCCAACTACCACTCCTCTGCTCTTTCTAGTCCATGTCTTCCCCGAGATTAAGCACATCCCAACCCCGC TGGGAATGATGCCAGTGAGTCAAGTGAACCCTGAGCAGAAGGAAATTTACATGGCTCAAGAAAGGGGGAAGCGCACACAATTCCTTGACAAGTTTCTCAATGCATGTTCCTCTGCTGCCGAG GTTAAGGTGGACACCATTCTTATTGAAAGTGACGCGGAGGCAAAAGCAATATTAGACCTCATTCCCATCCTCAACATAAGAAAACTTGTGCTgggcaccaccaaagccatcctCAG GAAGGTGAGGTCTAAGAGATCAGCGAGTGGAGTGATCGATCAGATAGTAAAAGGTGCACCTGAGTTCTGCGAGGTGAAGGTAATATGTGAGGGAAAGGAGACGCTTGATTTCATGATCAGGGATTCTCCCTCTGGAACCTCTCCCTCTCCACAGGCACAGGGTACCTACTCCGACAACAACCATACTTCCCAACCTATGCACAGTCAACAACGTTCAAGCAGTGCTACCGATCAATCCTTCAGCTGTGGATGCTTCAAACCCAAGGTAGCTGATTTCTAA
- the LOC113708074 gene encoding acetyl-CoA acetyltransferase 1 isoform X1 — translation MAYATTDNSIQPRDVCIVGVARTPMGGFLGSLSSLSATKLGSIAVQSALKRANVDPSLVQEVFFGNVLSANLGQAPARQAALGAGLPYSVICTTINKVCASGMKATMLAAESIQSGTNDVVVAGGMESMSNAPKYLPQARLGSRIGHDTIVDGMLKDGLWDVYNDFGMGVCGELCADQHNISREEQDSYAIRSFERGIAAQKSGAFTWEIAPVKISGVKGKQPLVIDKDEGLGKFDAYKLRKLPPSFKQNGGTVTAGNASIISDGAAALVLVSGEKALKLGLKVIAKIKGYADAAQAPELFTTAPALAIPKAISSSGLEQSQIDYYEINEAFSVVALVNQKLLNIDPEKLNAHGGAVALGHPLGCSGARILITLLGVMREKIGKFGVASVCNGGGGASALVMELMPVTRVVRSSL, via the exons ATGGCCTATGCTACAACTGATAACTCTATTCAACCGAGAG ATGTTTGCATTGTTGGAGTTGCCAGAACTCCAATGGGTGGATTTCTTGGCTCCCTTTCTTCTTTGTCTGCAACAAAGCTCGGCTCTATAGCTGTTCAAT CTGCTCTAAAGAGGGCAAATGTTGATCCATCTCTTGTACAAGAAGTCTTTTTTGGAAATGTTCTTAGTGCAAATTTAGGCCAAGCTCCAGCAAGACAGGCTGCATTAGGGGCTGGGTTACCATACTCGGTAATTTGCACGACCATTAACAAAGTGTGTGCTTCAGGAATGAAAG CAACAATGCTTGCAGCGGAGAGTATACAATCGGGTACAAATGATGTGGTGGTTGCTGGTGGCATGGAAAGCATGTCTAATGCACCAAAATATTTGCCACAAGCAAG GTTGGGTTCTCGGATTGGGCATGACACCATTGTTGATGGCATGCTTAAAGATGGCCTGTGGGATGTTTACAATGATTTCGGAATGGGAGTGTGTGGAGAATTGTGTGCTGACCAACACAATATTTCAAGAGAAGAGCAA GACTCTTATGCTATTCGAAGTTTTGAGCGTGGAATTGCTGCACAAAAAAGTGGTGCTTTTACATGGGAAATAGCTCCA GTCAAAATTTCTGGGGTAAAGGGGAAACAACCCCTTGTAATTGATAAAGATGAAGGTTTAGGGAAG TTTGATGCTTATAAATTGAGAAAGCTTCCACCAAGTTTTAAGCAGAATGGAGGTACCGTTACTGCTGGGAATGCTTCTATCATAAG CGATGGGGCTGCTGCATTAGTTCTAGTGAGTGGAGAGAAGGCACTTAAGCTTGGACTAAAAGTTATTGCTAAGATCAAAGGATATGCTGATGCAGCACAg GCACCTGAGCTATTTACAACTGCTCCAGCTCTTGCAATACCTAAAGCAATATCAAGCTCTGGCTTGGAGCAATCTCAAATTGATTATTATGAAATCAATGAGGCATTTTCT GTTGTGGCTCTTGTCAACCAGAAGCTGCTCAATATCGACCCG GAAAAACTTAATGCACATGGTGGAGCTGTGGCTTTGGGACATCCATTGGGCTGCAGTGGAGCTCGCATCTTAATTACATTGCTGGGG GTTATGAGAGAGAAAATTGGCAAGTTTGGGGTTGCTTCAGTCTGCAATGGGGGAGGAGGAGCATCTGCCTTAGTTATGGAGCTCAT GCCAGTTACAAGGGTGGTGCGCTCCTCGCTTTAA
- the LOC140003822 gene encoding protein C2-DOMAIN ABA-RELATED 11-like isoform X2, which translates to MGEAMGQIKVEVVHGKRLVIRDFKSSDPYVLLKLGNQTAKTKVINSCLNPVWNEEFSFTFSEPVGVLKLEVFDKDRFKSDDKMGHAELSLQPLVAAARLKQILSVATDGMTLRKVIPESDNCLATESSIVWANGEVRQDVWLRLCDVESGEVELKIKLVNLPAVSPAR; encoded by the exons ATGGGAGAAGCAATGGGGCAGATAAAAGTAGAGGTAGTACACGGGAAAAGACTGGTGATCAGGGATTTCAAGAGCAGTGATCCTTATGTCCTTCTCAAGCTTGGAAATCAG ACAGCAAAAACCAAAGTTATAAACAGCTGCCTCAATCCCGTTTGGAATGAAGAGTTTAGTTTCACCTTCTCTGAACCTGTTGGAGTTCTCAAGCTG GAAGTGTTCGATAAAGATCGGTTCAAGTCTGATGACAAGATGGGACATGCTGAGCTTAGTCTTCAACCCTTAGTTGCTGCAGCGAGGCTGAAGCAGATTCTTAGCGTTGCCACTGATGGGATGACCTTGAGAAAGGTTATCCCTGAGAGCGATAACTGTCTAGCCACTGAAAGCTCCATTGTTTGGGCAAATGGTGAGGTGAGGCAAGATGTTTGGCTGAGGCTGTGTGATGTGGAATCTGGTGAAGTAGAGTTGAAGATCAAGCTAGTGAATCTTCCTGCAGTTTCCCCAGCAAGGTAG
- the LOC113708074 gene encoding acetyl-CoA acetyltransferase 1 isoform X3: MYARLITALKRANVDPSLVQEVFFGNVLSANLGQAPARQAALGAGLPYSVICTTINKVCASGMKATMLAAESIQSGTNDVVVAGGMESMSNAPKYLPQARLGSRIGHDTIVDGMLKDGLWDVYNDFGMGVCGELCADQHNISREEQDSYAIRSFERGIAAQKSGAFTWEIAPVKISGVKGKQPLVIDKDEGLGKFDAYKLRKLPPSFKQNGGTVTAGNASIISDGAAALVLVSGEKALKLGLKVIAKIKGYADAAQAPELFTTAPALAIPKAISSSGLEQSQIDYYEINEAFSVVALVNQKLLNIDPEKLNAHGGAVALGHPLGCSGARILITLLGVMREKIGKFGVASVCNGGGGASALVMELMPVTRVVRSSL; encoded by the exons ATGTACGCAAGACTAATCA CTGCTCTAAAGAGGGCAAATGTTGATCCATCTCTTGTACAAGAAGTCTTTTTTGGAAATGTTCTTAGTGCAAATTTAGGCCAAGCTCCAGCAAGACAGGCTGCATTAGGGGCTGGGTTACCATACTCGGTAATTTGCACGACCATTAACAAAGTGTGTGCTTCAGGAATGAAAG CAACAATGCTTGCAGCGGAGAGTATACAATCGGGTACAAATGATGTGGTGGTTGCTGGTGGCATGGAAAGCATGTCTAATGCACCAAAATATTTGCCACAAGCAAG GTTGGGTTCTCGGATTGGGCATGACACCATTGTTGATGGCATGCTTAAAGATGGCCTGTGGGATGTTTACAATGATTTCGGAATGGGAGTGTGTGGAGAATTGTGTGCTGACCAACACAATATTTCAAGAGAAGAGCAA GACTCTTATGCTATTCGAAGTTTTGAGCGTGGAATTGCTGCACAAAAAAGTGGTGCTTTTACATGGGAAATAGCTCCA GTCAAAATTTCTGGGGTAAAGGGGAAACAACCCCTTGTAATTGATAAAGATGAAGGTTTAGGGAAG TTTGATGCTTATAAATTGAGAAAGCTTCCACCAAGTTTTAAGCAGAATGGAGGTACCGTTACTGCTGGGAATGCTTCTATCATAAG CGATGGGGCTGCTGCATTAGTTCTAGTGAGTGGAGAGAAGGCACTTAAGCTTGGACTAAAAGTTATTGCTAAGATCAAAGGATATGCTGATGCAGCACAg GCACCTGAGCTATTTACAACTGCTCCAGCTCTTGCAATACCTAAAGCAATATCAAGCTCTGGCTTGGAGCAATCTCAAATTGATTATTATGAAATCAATGAGGCATTTTCT GTTGTGGCTCTTGTCAACCAGAAGCTGCTCAATATCGACCCG GAAAAACTTAATGCACATGGTGGAGCTGTGGCTTTGGGACATCCATTGGGCTGCAGTGGAGCTCGCATCTTAATTACATTGCTGGGG GTTATGAGAGAGAAAATTGGCAAGTTTGGGGTTGCTTCAGTCTGCAATGGGGGAGGAGGAGCATCTGCCTTAGTTATGGAGCTCAT GCCAGTTACAAGGGTGGTGCGCTCCTCGCTTTAA
- the LOC140003822 gene encoding protein C2-DOMAIN ABA-RELATED 11-like isoform X1, with amino-acid sequence MGEAMGQIKVEVVHGKRLVIRDFKSSDPYVLLKLGNQTAKTKVINSCLNPVWNEEFSFTFSEPVGVLKLETKEGEERNGRWESYPPSHTVEVFDKDRFKSDDKMGHAELSLQPLVAAARLKQILSVATDGMTLRKVIPESDNCLATESSIVWANGEVRQDVWLRLCDVESGEVELKIKLVNLPAVSPAR; translated from the exons ATGGGAGAAGCAATGGGGCAGATAAAAGTAGAGGTAGTACACGGGAAAAGACTGGTGATCAGGGATTTCAAGAGCAGTGATCCTTATGTCCTTCTCAAGCTTGGAAATCAG ACAGCAAAAACCAAAGTTATAAACAGCTGCCTCAATCCCGTTTGGAATGAAGAGTTTAGTTTCACCTTCTCTGAACCTGTTGGAGTTCTCAAGCTG GAAACAAAAGAAGGAGAAGAGAGAAATGGTAGATGGGAGTCGTACCCTCCATCTCACACTGTG GAAGTGTTCGATAAAGATCGGTTCAAGTCTGATGACAAGATGGGACATGCTGAGCTTAGTCTTCAACCCTTAGTTGCTGCAGCGAGGCTGAAGCAGATTCTTAGCGTTGCCACTGATGGGATGACCTTGAGAAAGGTTATCCCTGAGAGCGATAACTGTCTAGCCACTGAAAGCTCCATTGTTTGGGCAAATGGTGAGGTGAGGCAAGATGTTTGGCTGAGGCTGTGTGATGTGGAATCTGGTGAAGTAGAGTTGAAGATCAAGCTAGTGAATCTTCCTGCAGTTTCCCCAGCAAGGTAG
- the LOC113708734 gene encoding WEB family protein At1g12150-like, producing the protein MFGFHIRTRSLDSTILAGSPKPTVGTPRSSNGGSPRTEVGEVDTSAPFQSVKAAVSLFGDPATSPRSNNDDNNKKQPLLSRKPKNSSAADERVLEKESALHLALKQLEDFRARLKCTETTKAQAFRELEKANRTLQELTNKLEIISESKQTAIEETEAAKQRARELEEHKSSRQHLGIDAWKQDVDSERELYKASAAELISAKQELTTLRQDFDRVLEAKLAAFQEAADAQHVTQVYRDRLTRISSEITTLRDTLGEVKLATLQAQEEGNKHHEERQARFQSRQTANEQVELKIKSLKEEFDASEILEEKLEETTEAVKLLQEQLQNVRESDMSSLKIATAELDDATRKLREIVHEQNLQRSSVDFLKEELDNVKRDHSELKDKASKAELTAETLQSELERYKAQLDAALAGDPQGEYDDMRLKLQQLVSEAENARQGAEEIRKDISLLKQDAETARIAAKEAEERLQVALSEVEAAKEAERHAGEIIHSSSKTDAVQGSTSDLHGKIKLSVEEFESLSKKAEESKSDADLKVATVMAQIESIEASQNEMLKKVESSMKEKEAIEAAIEDALKQAEMAEAAKQVVEGELMRWRQKEQDDVA; encoded by the exons ATGTTCGGATTCCACATACGAACTCGTTCCTTGGATTCTACAATTCTGGCGGGTTCACCGAAACCAACAGTGGGGACTCCGAGATCCAGCAATGGAGGCTCTCCAAGAACTGAGGTGGGAGAGGTGGACACCAGCGCTCCATTTCAATCTGTCAAGGCCGCGGTTAGCTTATTCGGAGATCCTGCAACCTCGCCTAGGTCCAACAACGACGACAACAACAAGAAGCAGCCCCTTCTATCTAGAAAGCCAAAAAATTCCTCTGCTGCTGATGAG AGAGTGCTCGAGAAAGAATCCGCCCTTCACTTGGCCCTCAAGCAACTGGAGGACTTCAGGGCACGACTCAAATGCACAGAAACCACAAAAGCTCAAGCTTTCCGGGAACTCGAGAAAGCCAACAGAACGCTACAGGAACTGACAAACAAGCTCGAAATCATTAGTGAATCCAAGCAAACGGCCATCGAGGAAACAGAAGCTGCAAAGCAAAGAGCCAGGGAGCTCGAGGAACACAAATCCAGCAGACAACACCTTGGCATCGATGCTTGGAAACAGGACGTCGACAGCGAAAGAGAACTATACAAGGCCTCCGCTGCTGAGCTCATCTCTGCTAAACAAGAGCTTACAACCCTCCGACAGGATTTTGATCGAGTCCTCGAAGCAAAACTGGCTGCATTTCAAGAGGCTGCGGACGCCCAGCACGTCACCCAAGTTTACCGAGACAGGCTAACTCGAATTTCCAGTGAAATCACCACCTTGCGCGATACACTGGGAGAGGTCAAGTTAGCCACGCTCCAGGCGCAAGAAGAAGGAAATAAGCATCACGAAGAAAGGCAGGCTCGCTTCCAATCTCGCCAAACAGCCAACGAACAAGTAGAGCTGAAAATCAAATCCTTGAAAGAAGAATTTGATGCTAGCGAAATTCTCGAGGAAAAGCTCGAAGAAACAACGGAGGCAGTCAAGCTTTTGCAAGAACAGCTGCAAAATGTTAGAGAATCAGATATGTCCTCTCTGAAAATCGCCACAGCAGAGCTTGATGATGCTACAAGAAAACTGCGAGAAATTGTGCATGAACAAAACTTACAGAGAAGCTCAGTAGATTTCCTTAAGGAGGAGCTTGATAATGTCAAGAGGGACCATTCTGAATTGAAGGACAAGGCATCGAAAGCAGAATTAACAGCTGAAACTTTGCAAAGTGAATTGGAGAGATATAAAGCACAGCTCGACGCAGCTCTTGCAGGAGATCCCCAAGGAGAGTACGATGATATGCGCTTAAAACTCCAACAGCTGGTGTCGGAGGCTGAAAATGCTAGGCAGGGAGCAGAAGAGATCAGGAAGGACATCTCATTACTTAAGCAAGATGCTGAAACAGCACGTATTGCAGCCAAGGAAGCAGAGGAAAGGCTACAAGTAGCACTGAGTGAGGTTGAAGCAGCAAAGGAAGCAGAAAGGCACGCAGGCGAAATCATTCATAGTTCATCCAAAACTGATGCTGTCCAAGGCTCAACTTCAGATTTGCATGGCAAGATCAAGTTATCTGTTGAGGAATTCGAGTCTTTGAGCAAGAAAGCTGAGGAATCAAAATCAGATGCTGACCTAAAAGTAGCAACCGTCATGGCTCAGATTGAATCAATTGAAGCAAgtcaaaatgaaatgctcaaaAAGGTGGAGTCCTCTATGAAAGAAAAAGAGGCAATAGAGGCTGCCATTGAGGATGCTTTAAAACAGGCAGAGATGGCTGAAGCAGCAAAGCAGGTGGTAGAGGGTGAACTCATGAGGTGGCGTCAGAAAGAACAAGACGATGTGGCCTGA
- the LOC113708075 gene encoding DNA oxidative demethylase ALKBH2 isoform X2 yields the protein MTTVTNLILKAAAAAENGEEDPGGAVGGCSGTSSSSSRRRSTLDLDLGNGSQVVYVARFLGYQESWDYFHYLNKHIPWTRPTIRVFGRSSVQPRDVCYVASEGLPDLAYSGYQPHAHSWDEFPPLKDILEAVHSALPGSCFNSLLLNRYKGGSDYVSWHADDEKLYGPTHGIASVSFGCEREFLLKRKPGKNFRGKKRSEGKRAREQDRVAEQHSFTLKHGSLLVMRGYTQRDWLHSVPKRAKAQSTRINLTFRLVPSHAG from the exons ATGACGACGGTGACGAACCTTATCCTgaaagcagcagcagcagcagagaATGGTGAAGAAGACCCTGGTGGCGCTGTCGGTGGCTGTTCGGGGacaagcagcagcagcagccgcCGCCGTTCCACATTAGATTTGGATTTAGGAAATGGAAGCCAAGTGGTGTACGTGGCGAGGTTCCTTGGCTACCAGGAGTCGTGGGATTACTTCCACTATCTAAACAAACACATCCCTTGGACCCGTCCAACCATCCGCGTCTTTGGCCGATCTTCTGTCCAG CCCAGAGATGTGTGCTATGTCGCCAGTGAAGGATTGCCAGACCTAGCATACAGCGGATACCAGCCTCATGCACATTCCTGGGATGAGTTTCCCCCACTCAAGGACATTCTGGAAGCA GTCCACAGTGCGCTTCCTGGGAGTTGTTTCAACAGTTTACTGCTGAATAGATACAAAGGCGGAAGTGACTACGTTAGCTGGCATGCTGATGACGAAAAACTGTATGGTCCAACCCATGGAATTGCCTCGGTTTCTTTTGGTTGTGAACGGGAGTTCTTGTTGAAGAGGAAGCCAGGCAAGAATTTTCGAG GCAAGAAGAGATCAGAGGGCAAAAGGGCAAGGGAGCAGGACAGGGTCGCTGAACAACACTCGTTCACGTTGAAGCATGGGTCGCTTTTGGTGATGAGAGGCTACACTCAGCGGGACTGGCTTCATTCGGTGCCCAAGCGGGCCAAAGCGCAATCCACACGAATTAATCTCACCTTTAGACTTGTTCCGTCGCACGCTGGTTGA